In the Micromonospora narathiwatensis genome, one interval contains:
- a CDS encoding amidoligase family protein gives MLTERFGVEVEMDGISVRRAEEVVRARFNSDYDHLGRKWLIVRDSSVPSGFELVTPPIHYDDIPILQDLFRRLRTAGARRSPLAGIHIHVEARNLLPRQVQSLVNVYSGNVDLILQMLNVDSGRRLLYAQPVEPFARRLNALNSPATWEELRSLWYVVAEASDEHPDRYNSSRYTEINLNSLFYRQTIEFRAFNSTNHAGKLRTILVLVLALTSFARRYDGVYPLHIEPIADKSTAAERAVALFSLLSIGGPEFRRVRDHLLAGIEKHYRPKDDGSSVVYCFEGQGMFFEGDSHRELLDQVVDGRFLDDPNVQAFLTKLRKRSKSLLLKPWLAHEVLTVSDHDGYARAILSMMEREGLGLLTTRGA, from the coding sequence ATGCTGACCGAACGGTTTGGCGTCGAGGTGGAGATGGATGGCATCTCGGTACGACGTGCAGAGGAAGTTGTACGTGCACGATTCAATAGCGACTACGATCATCTTGGACGTAAGTGGCTAATCGTGCGGGACAGTTCCGTTCCAAGCGGCTTCGAGCTTGTCACGCCACCCATACACTATGATGACATTCCCATCCTCCAGGATCTGTTCCGTCGGCTACGCACTGCTGGCGCAAGGCGCTCACCACTCGCCGGGATCCACATACATGTCGAGGCTCGCAATTTATTGCCGCGTCAAGTCCAGTCACTGGTGAACGTGTATTCCGGCAACGTTGACCTCATTCTGCAGATGCTGAATGTTGACTCGGGCCGCAGGTTGCTGTATGCACAGCCCGTAGAGCCGTTCGCTCGCCGATTAAATGCATTGAATTCCCCCGCCACATGGGAGGAGTTGCGCTCACTCTGGTATGTCGTAGCCGAGGCCTCGGACGAACATCCGGATCGCTACAACTCGTCCCGGTATACCGAGATCAACCTGAACAGCCTGTTTTACCGGCAGACAATCGAGTTTCGGGCCTTCAACTCGACGAACCATGCCGGCAAGCTTCGAACGATACTGGTGTTGGTGCTAGCGCTGACATCTTTTGCTAGGAGATATGACGGCGTATATCCGCTGCATATCGAACCGATCGCCGACAAGTCGACGGCGGCTGAACGAGCTGTAGCGCTCTTTAGCCTGCTCTCGATCGGCGGGCCCGAGTTCCGGCGAGTTCGCGACCACCTTTTGGCTGGCATAGAGAAGCATTACAGGCCTAAGGATGATGGCTCGAGCGTCGTTTACTGCTTCGAGGGACAGGGAATGTTTTTCGAAGGCGACTCACACCGCGAACTGTTGGATCAGGTGGTTGATGGGAGGTTTCTCGACGACCCTAACGTGCAGGCGTTCCTGACCAAGCTTCGCAAACGGAGCAAGTCACTTTTGCTGAAGCCGTGGCTCGCACATGAGGTACTGACGGTTTCTGATCATGATGGGTACGCGCGCGCCATCTTGTCGATGATGGAACGTGAAGGCTTGGGCCTTCTAACAACGCGAGGCGCATAG
- a CDS encoding helix-turn-helix domain-containing protein, whose protein sequence is MDSLPELTFGQRLKVHRERAGKTRAVLGGLVGRSAEWVKAVETDRILPPRVHMLDRIARALKVDVSALVGELSGRSAVVNGPEHPALASVRDAVNRFTLSGDVPAESLRSLRERLAAAWRARHQASDHRTVLGGLLPELLRDVQRAALGYEGEERRQAQSLLAETLGLAQMFLAYQPAAELLWRVADRAMVAAQESGDPEALACAGWFLCQVHRDAGDWDTAMAVTLDVLSALEPRTADGGTNLLALWGALNFEAAYTAARAGEEGRAWRYWDRADQVAQRLPQGFYQPQTSFSRVIMGAHAVTVAVELQKSGEAERQARRHDVAAIPSRPRRARHLIEVARAHDGKNDKEATVATLRRAYESAPETIRFNGYARQITLDLLDGPRPIRDDARDLAVKVGLVA, encoded by the coding sequence GTGGATTCCTTGCCGGAGTTGACGTTCGGGCAACGGTTGAAGGTTCACCGGGAGCGGGCCGGGAAGACCCGTGCGGTGCTCGGTGGGTTGGTGGGTCGCAGCGCCGAGTGGGTCAAGGCGGTGGAGACCGATCGGATTCTGCCGCCGCGTGTGCACATGTTGGATCGGATCGCCCGTGCGCTGAAGGTTGACGTGTCCGCCCTGGTCGGGGAGTTGAGTGGTCGGTCTGCCGTGGTTAACGGGCCGGAGCATCCGGCGTTGGCCTCGGTCCGGGACGCGGTGAACCGCTTCACGCTTTCCGGCGACGTCCCCGCTGAGTCGTTGCGCAGTCTCAGGGAGCGGCTTGCGGCGGCGTGGCGGGCGCGGCATCAGGCGTCGGATCACCGTACGGTGCTGGGCGGGCTGTTGCCGGAGCTGCTGCGGGACGTGCAGCGTGCCGCGTTGGGGTACGAGGGTGAGGAGCGCCGGCAGGCGCAGTCCCTGTTGGCGGAGACCCTTGGGCTGGCGCAGATGTTTCTTGCCTATCAGCCCGCGGCCGAGTTGTTGTGGCGGGTCGCGGACCGGGCCATGGTGGCGGCGCAGGAGTCCGGTGATCCGGAGGCGTTGGCGTGTGCGGGGTGGTTCCTGTGCCAGGTGCATCGGGACGCCGGGGACTGGGATACCGCGATGGCGGTGACGCTGGATGTGCTGTCGGCGCTGGAGCCGCGGACGGCGGACGGGGGCACGAATTTGTTGGCGCTGTGGGGGGCGCTGAACTTCGAGGCCGCCTACACCGCCGCTCGTGCTGGAGAGGAGGGCCGGGCTTGGCGGTACTGGGATCGAGCGGATCAGGTGGCGCAGCGCCTTCCGCAGGGCTTTTATCAGCCGCAGACGTCATTCTCCCGGGTCATCATGGGCGCTCATGCGGTGACGGTGGCAGTGGAGTTGCAGAAGTCCGGTGAGGCGGAGCGGCAGGCGCGTCGCCATGACGTGGCGGCGATCCCGTCGAGGCCGCGCCGGGCACGGCATCTCATCGAGGTCGCGCGGGCGCACGATGGCAAAAACGACAAGGAGGCGACCGTGGCGACCCTTCGGCGGGCGTACGAGTCGGCTCCGGAAACGATCCGCTTCAACGGGTACGCCCGACAGATCACCTTGGACCTGCTCGACGGCCCACGTCCAATCCGCGATGACGCCCGTGACCTCGCGGTGAAGGTTGGCCTCGTGGCGTGA
- a CDS encoding M14 family metallopeptidase — protein sequence MRMPNYGDRRWRAPVVAVAAFSAVLLVSPASAVTPPADGAGQSVELNRLPDEEASVVEVLLADSNELDELVATGVDLDHHVSRIEDGIVVHAVVTPSEVAALRAQGYQLGDVLFQPTDSEDRVAEREATIAEHKAENQAFTATLAASDTSDVKIIRADYYTSGTNQILSVEAKWAQGQTATNTLTVVRDSGPGTALGSGGTQTISRFVDAGVYLYHRGASTVTTRPDRIQITSPTGGVAVVQVKEWLPIPADDPEGPGYQKDFITSYLTPTELYARIHQLAAEFPDLAEIVELPNKTNGYRRKAQAVLGSANANRVAVDSLAWGHEGGNGISVELVNPGAASRPLSVTVTGKDIRVSLATNASGALTSTAAQVVAALNANAGSLVRAYTYRGDAGAGVVATAARTLLTDGLKAPASVSRDPHPMYAIRIGKHRDGSKMGVLAYAQEHAREWVPPLVAIETAERLLRNYGQDGHTKQLLNNLDIWIAPSINPDGGHYSFYDYASQRRNMTNHCPLTGAADALGRNSWGVDNNRNYTEYSLFDGYSGASSSCTSDTYAGPSELSEPENKNLDWLAQHKNIKFSMNLHSSGNYFMWSPGAYATPGRISAPRPTLAEESFFWGASSRILTAIKRHRNMAVTPARTGPISDVLYSAAGNSGDMLWYKYGIYAWNFEVGTSFQPAWAEAHQETMEFANGLVELMRVAKDFDKDHQRPKSGLSVTASSTPGMVDVTFTVSEPAAVFYTLDGGAPTYSSTMYASAGIREGGETLTLPAGTKIHWFSVDAAGNVENNYRADGTGKNYLKGTATLPTS from the coding sequence ATGCGAATGCCGAACTACGGGGACCGCCGTTGGCGGGCGCCCGTCGTCGCGGTCGCGGCCTTCTCGGCCGTGCTCCTGGTCAGTCCGGCCTCCGCCGTCACCCCACCCGCCGACGGGGCCGGCCAGAGCGTCGAGCTGAACCGGCTTCCCGACGAGGAGGCGAGCGTGGTGGAGGTCCTGCTCGCCGACAGCAACGAGCTGGACGAACTCGTCGCCACCGGCGTCGACCTCGACCACCACGTGTCGCGTATCGAGGACGGCATCGTCGTCCACGCGGTGGTCACCCCGAGCGAGGTGGCGGCCCTGCGCGCCCAGGGCTACCAGCTCGGCGACGTCCTCTTCCAGCCCACGGACTCGGAGGACCGCGTCGCCGAGCGCGAGGCGACCATCGCCGAGCACAAGGCGGAGAACCAGGCATTCACCGCGACCCTGGCGGCCTCGGACACCTCCGACGTCAAGATCATCCGTGCCGACTACTACACCTCCGGCACCAACCAGATCCTGTCGGTCGAGGCGAAGTGGGCCCAGGGCCAGACCGCGACGAACACGCTCACGGTGGTCCGGGACAGCGGCCCCGGCACGGCGCTCGGCTCGGGCGGCACCCAGACCATCTCGCGCTTCGTGGACGCCGGCGTCTACCTGTACCACCGGGGCGCCTCGACGGTGACGACCCGCCCGGACCGGATCCAGATCACCAGCCCGACCGGCGGAGTGGCCGTCGTGCAGGTGAAGGAGTGGCTGCCGATCCCGGCCGACGACCCGGAGGGTCCCGGCTACCAGAAGGACTTCATCACCAGCTACCTCACGCCGACCGAGCTGTACGCGCGGATCCACCAGCTCGCCGCCGAGTTCCCCGACCTGGCCGAGATCGTCGAGCTGCCGAACAAGACGAACGGCTACCGTCGCAAGGCGCAGGCGGTGCTCGGCAGCGCGAACGCCAACCGGGTGGCGGTCGACTCGCTGGCCTGGGGGCACGAGGGCGGCAACGGCATCTCCGTCGAGCTGGTCAACCCGGGCGCCGCCAGCCGGCCCCTGTCGGTGACCGTGACCGGCAAGGACATCCGGGTCAGCCTCGCGACCAACGCCAGCGGCGCGCTGACCAGCACCGCCGCCCAGGTCGTCGCGGCGTTGAACGCCAACGCCGGGTCGCTCGTGCGGGCGTACACCTATCGCGGTGACGCCGGCGCCGGCGTGGTCGCGACCGCCGCCCGGACGCTGCTCACCGACGGCCTGAAGGCGCCGGCCAGCGTCTCCCGCGACCCCCACCCGATGTACGCCATCCGGATCGGCAAGCACCGCGACGGGTCCAAGATGGGCGTCCTCGCGTACGCCCAGGAGCACGCTCGCGAGTGGGTTCCGCCGCTGGTCGCCATCGAGACCGCCGAGCGGCTGCTGCGCAACTACGGCCAGGACGGCCACACCAAGCAGCTGCTCAACAACCTGGACATCTGGATCGCCCCGTCGATCAACCCGGACGGCGGCCACTACTCGTTCTACGACTACGCCTCGCAGCGCCGGAACATGACCAACCACTGCCCGCTGACCGGTGCGGCGGACGCCCTCGGCCGTAACTCCTGGGGTGTCGACAACAACCGCAACTACACCGAGTACAGCCTGTTCGACGGCTACTCGGGCGCGTCCAGCAGCTGCACCAGCGACACCTACGCCGGGCCCAGCGAGCTGTCCGAGCCGGAGAACAAGAACCTCGACTGGCTGGCCCAGCACAAGAACATCAAGTTCTCGATGAACCTGCACTCCTCCGGCAACTACTTCATGTGGTCGCCGGGTGCGTACGCCACCCCGGGCCGGATCTCGGCGCCGCGGCCGACCCTGGCCGAGGAGTCGTTCTTCTGGGGTGCCTCGTCGCGGATCCTCACCGCGATCAAGCGGCACCGCAACATGGCGGTCACGCCGGCCCGGACCGGCCCGATCTCCGACGTGCTGTACTCGGCGGCCGGCAACTCCGGCGACATGCTCTGGTACAAGTACGGCATCTACGCCTGGAACTTCGAGGTCGGCACCTCGTTCCAGCCGGCGTGGGCCGAGGCGCACCAGGAGACGATGGAGTTCGCCAACGGCCTGGTCGAGCTGATGCGGGTGGCCAAGGACTTCGACAAGGACCACCAGCGGCCGAAGAGCGGTCTGTCGGTGACCGCCAGCAGCACGCCCGGCATGGTGGACGTCACCTTCACGGTGAGCGAGCCGGCGGCGGTGTTCTACACCCTCGACGGCGGCGCACCGACGTACTCGTCGACGATGTACGCCTCGGCCGGCATCCGGGAGGGCGGCGAGACGCTGACCCTGCCCGCCGGGACGAAGATCCACTGGTTCTCGGTGGACGCGGCCGGCAACGTGGAGAACAACTACCGCGCTGACGGCACCGGCAAGAACTACCTGAAGGGCACCGCCACGCTGCCCACCAGCTGA
- a CDS encoding Xaa-Pro dipeptidyl-peptidase, whose protein sequence is MRKGRLAWRASVVALAVVAAGLPAGGALAQPGADERPGLVIDNGVTQPVFGYADAVRERIFVTSDVDTDGDGARDVVAMDIIRPKASENGLKVPVVMDASPYYSTVCRGNESECKGDVDGDGLNDKWPLFYDNYFVPRGYAVILLDMIGTNNSTGCPVTGGQADNISAPTAIDWLNGRRRGYDKAGHEVVADWHNGRTGMIGKSYDGTLANAAAANGVDGLSTIVPISAISSWYDYSRSNGLVTRANNYSGSLANTVTDPGRRAYCAPVRTALGQGGDDVTGDYNDFWAERDYVPHANRVKASVFVVHGINDDNVRPDHFSKWWEALGEQGVPRKLWMTGTGHVDPFDFRRAKWVDTLHRWFDFWLQGIDNGIMREPAVDIERAPDVWETARTWPLPNTQPTQLFLTAPATGNAGGLSLKSGPGNAKASFQDTPTMTQANAIRHPSDPAANKDNRLVFLSGPLKAPLHISGTPIVRINATVDGEDTSFAGLLVDYSTRERFSTAGDGVRTLTDEDCWGETANWGGFAEDACYKKVAKNVATNPQELVTKGIIDGLNLDSLSVQTPLVPGQKTEVDLNLLPEDYVFETGAQIGVVLLGSYSGYSSRAKQNRAHITVHFDRSRITLPVVGGRQAAAAAGL, encoded by the coding sequence ATGCGAAAAGGAAGACTTGCCTGGCGCGCCTCGGTGGTGGCCCTGGCGGTGGTGGCCGCCGGCCTGCCGGCCGGCGGCGCGCTGGCCCAGCCGGGCGCCGACGAACGCCCCGGACTGGTGATCGATAATGGCGTCACCCAGCCGGTGTTCGGGTATGCCGACGCCGTTCGGGAACGGATTTTCGTCACCTCCGACGTCGACACGGACGGCGACGGTGCGCGCGACGTGGTGGCTATGGACATCATCCGACCGAAAGCCAGCGAGAACGGGCTCAAGGTTCCCGTGGTGATGGACGCCAGCCCGTACTACTCGACGGTTTGTCGGGGTAATGAGAGCGAATGCAAGGGCGATGTCGACGGGGACGGGCTGAATGACAAATGGCCCCTCTTCTATGACAACTACTTTGTGCCGCGTGGCTACGCGGTGATTTTGCTCGACATGATCGGCACCAACAACTCGACCGGCTGCCCGGTCACCGGCGGCCAGGCCGACAACATCAGCGCGCCGACGGCGATCGACTGGCTCAACGGACGTCGGCGCGGGTACGACAAGGCCGGCCACGAGGTCGTCGCCGACTGGCACAACGGCCGGACCGGCATGATCGGCAAGTCGTACGACGGCACCCTGGCCAACGCCGCGGCGGCCAACGGGGTGGACGGGCTCAGCACGATCGTGCCGATCTCGGCCATCTCGAGCTGGTACGACTACTCCCGCAGCAACGGCCTGGTCACCCGGGCGAACAACTACTCGGGCAGCCTGGCCAACACGGTCACCGACCCCGGCCGCCGGGCGTACTGCGCGCCGGTGCGGACGGCCCTCGGGCAGGGGGGCGACGACGTCACCGGCGACTACAACGACTTCTGGGCGGAGCGCGACTACGTGCCGCACGCCAACCGGGTCAAGGCCAGCGTCTTCGTGGTGCACGGCATCAACGACGACAACGTCCGCCCGGACCACTTCAGCAAGTGGTGGGAGGCGCTGGGCGAGCAGGGCGTGCCGCGCAAGCTCTGGATGACCGGTACCGGCCACGTCGACCCGTTCGACTTCCGCCGGGCCAAGTGGGTCGACACCCTGCACCGCTGGTTCGACTTCTGGCTGCAGGGCATCGACAACGGCATCATGCGGGAGCCGGCCGTGGACATCGAGCGCGCGCCGGACGTCTGGGAGACGGCTCGCACCTGGCCGCTGCCGAACACCCAGCCGACCCAGCTGTTCCTCACGGCGCCGGCCACCGGGAACGCGGGTGGCCTGTCCCTGAAGTCCGGTCCCGGCAACGCCAAGGCCAGCTTCCAGGACACGCCCACGATGACCCAGGCCAACGCCATCCGGCACCCCTCGGACCCGGCGGCGAACAAGGACAACCGGCTGGTGTTCCTGTCCGGGCCGCTGAAGGCGCCCCTGCACATCTCGGGCACCCCGATCGTCCGGATCAACGCCACCGTCGACGGCGAGGACACCAGCTTTGCCGGGCTGCTCGTCGACTACAGCACCCGTGAGCGTTTCAGCACCGCCGGTGACGGCGTCCGTACGCTGACGGACGAGGACTGCTGGGGGGAGACGGCCAACTGGGGTGGCTTCGCCGAGGACGCCTGCTACAAGAAGGTGGCGAAGAACGTCGCCACCAACCCGCAGGAGCTGGTGACCAAGGGCATCATCGACGGCCTCAACCTCGACTCGCTGTCCGTGCAGACGCCGCTGGTGCCCGGGCAGAAGACCGAGGTCGACCTGAACCTGCTGCCCGAGGACTACGTCTTCGAGACCGGCGCCCAGATCGGCGTGGTCCTGCTCGGCTCGTACTCCGGCTACAGCAGCCGGGCCAAGCAGAACCGGGCCCACATCACCGTCCACTTCGACCGTAGCCGGATCACCCTGCCGGTGGTCGGCGGCCGGCAGGCGGCCGCGGCGGCCGGCCTGTAG
- a CDS encoding PucR family transcriptional regulator — protein sequence MRMELQRIVDRVAARVKRPALIEDRRQRVVVYSEHSGVIDGVRRSSILRRHTTPEVIAWAREIGIMEARQPVRTPASPELDLLPRVCVPIRHQDLLLGFVWFIDEAEGMTDDDISVVTEAMSDLSLALYRENLLGELTSQREAEATRTLLVDSPEARREAVRSLLTDGLVGSEGQVTALVAQLVVAPEDVLDDAARLALEHGLVATRQWIGSRETLHLVRHDHGVLLLCGGRGAGRVAAVDAATQLDQALRGATRGLTSVARIVLGVGDTRPRLYDSVLSYQEAFQAARVGVQLPALGPIVPWSELGIYRLLSGVDARHLDVARVHPGLGRLLGDETQQVLLETLETYLDLAGNAHATAERLRLHRTTLYYRLQRVELLADTDLKDGNERLCLHLALKLGRLTGQYQPSQ from the coding sequence ATGCGCATGGAGCTGCAACGCATCGTCGACCGGGTCGCGGCACGGGTCAAACGGCCGGCCCTGATCGAGGACCGGCGCCAGCGGGTCGTCGTCTACAGCGAGCACAGCGGGGTGATCGACGGGGTACGCCGCAGCTCGATCCTGCGCCGGCACACCACCCCGGAGGTGATCGCCTGGGCGCGGGAGATCGGAATCATGGAGGCCCGGCAGCCCGTACGCACCCCGGCCTCCCCCGAGCTGGACCTCCTCCCTCGGGTGTGCGTGCCGATCCGGCACCAGGACCTGCTGCTGGGCTTCGTGTGGTTCATCGACGAGGCCGAGGGGATGACCGACGACGACATCTCGGTGGTCACCGAGGCGATGTCGGACCTGTCGCTCGCCCTCTACCGGGAGAACCTGCTCGGCGAGCTGACCTCCCAGCGGGAGGCGGAGGCGACCCGTACGCTCCTCGTCGACTCCCCGGAGGCCCGACGCGAGGCCGTCCGGTCGCTGCTGACCGACGGCCTGGTCGGCAGCGAGGGTCAGGTCACCGCCCTGGTCGCCCAGCTCGTCGTGGCCCCGGAAGACGTGCTCGACGACGCGGCCCGGCTCGCCCTGGAGCACGGCCTCGTCGCGACCCGGCAGTGGATCGGGTCGCGCGAGACGCTGCACCTGGTCCGGCACGACCACGGGGTCCTGCTGCTCTGCGGGGGTCGTGGCGCCGGCCGGGTCGCCGCGGTGGACGCCGCCACGCAGCTCGACCAGGCCCTGCGCGGGGCGACTCGGGGACTGACGTCGGTGGCCCGCATCGTCCTCGGCGTCGGCGACACCCGCCCTCGCCTGTACGACAGCGTGCTGTCGTACCAGGAGGCGTTCCAGGCGGCCCGGGTGGGCGTCCAACTGCCCGCGCTGGGGCCGATCGTGCCCTGGTCCGAGCTGGGCATCTACCGGCTGCTCTCCGGGGTCGACGCCCGGCACCTGGACGTCGCGCGGGTGCATCCGGGGCTGGGCCGTCTGCTCGGCGACGAGACCCAGCAGGTGCTGCTCGAAACCCTGGAGACCTACCTCGACCTGGCCGGCAACGCCCATGCCACCGCGGAACGGCTGCGGCTGCACCGGACGACGTTGTACTACCGGTTGCAGCGGGTGGAGTTGCTCGCCGACACCGACCTGAAGGACGGCAACGAACGGCTCTGCCTGCACCTGGCGCTGAAGCTCGGCCGCCTGACCGGCCAGTACCAGCCGAGCCAGTAG
- a CDS encoding dihydrodipicolinate synthase family protein has translation MAASRPWQGVIAAIPTPFRADLSVDYDQLQEHVRWLADEGCQGVAPCGSLGEYRSLSDGERADVVRAAVEAVPRGCAVVPGVGGYGSRQARRWTEQAQAAGAQAVLAPPPVGYPGGATEVVAHYREVAAVGLPVVVYADPAETTVDLTPELLARVAETDGVVAVRERDVRRLHHVRDLCPHLDVLVGADDVLLELTACGATGWIGSCPNALPRLCRRLYRLCAARDLAAALPLYAQLHPLLRWDSEPEVVQAVKLAMGLVGRYGGPCRPPRGPLSTETEARLDRDLRRALRAAHA, from the coding sequence GTGGCCGCATCCAGGCCCTGGCAGGGTGTCATCGCCGCCATCCCCACGCCGTTCCGGGCGGATCTCTCGGTCGACTACGACCAGCTCCAGGAGCATGTGCGGTGGCTCGCCGACGAGGGCTGCCAGGGGGTGGCGCCGTGCGGCTCGCTGGGGGAGTACCGGTCCCTGTCCGACGGCGAGCGCGCCGACGTGGTCCGCGCCGCCGTCGAGGCCGTGCCGCGCGGTTGCGCGGTGGTGCCGGGCGTCGGCGGGTACGGCAGCCGGCAGGCCCGGCGCTGGACCGAGCAGGCCCAGGCCGCGGGGGCCCAGGCGGTGCTCGCGCCGCCGCCGGTCGGGTACCCGGGCGGCGCCACCGAGGTCGTCGCCCACTACCGCGAGGTGGCCGCGGTCGGGCTGCCGGTGGTGGTCTACGCCGACCCGGCCGAGACCACGGTGGACCTGACACCGGAGCTGCTCGCTCGGGTCGCCGAGACCGACGGCGTCGTGGCGGTGCGGGAGCGCGACGTACGCCGGCTGCACCACGTCCGTGACCTGTGTCCCCACCTCGACGTGCTGGTCGGGGCCGACGACGTGCTGCTGGAGTTGACCGCCTGCGGCGCGACCGGGTGGATCGGCAGCTGCCCCAACGCCCTGCCCCGGCTCTGCCGCCGCCTGTACCGGCTGTGTGCCGCCCGTGACCTGGCCGCGGCGCTGCCGTTGTACGCGCAACTGCACCCCCTGCTCCGCTGGGACTCGGAGCCCGAGGTGGTCCAGGCCGTCAAGCTGGCGATGGGGCTCGTCGGCCGGTACGGCGGGCCGTGCCGGCCGCCGCGCGGCCCGCTGTCGACGGAGACCGAGGCGCGGCTGGACCGGGACCTGCGGCGGGCGTTGCGGGCCGCCCACGCCTAG
- a CDS encoding M6 family metalloprotease domain-containing protein, with the protein MHLLPPRRAVWRSVLAAAVATVVVASGSAGPASAAPGVPSDGVAPFQAIDPQNWQNPDTMTWDDFVPVPNKNWADPAVRGSVRNFKIALVTLDYADQPFVITQAPQSSVFGNPQSNAANVARDQVPQFYADFLNKPNELNRGHTLHEYWMQDSNGRYGVDLTGFGPYKMPSKSYQYGIDNSFNPGACPSGETCNRNIRTDGLGAWRAAVGDAVANSFELIFILSAGQDESSTWQEFGQMMFQNKEDVPDAWGPPDPNLPNYAKTRYVDWTSWKAAATIWPNASGNSSTQAESSGMGVYAHELTHLLNIGDNYNNPYGVPLRRAYTGIWSMMSRGSFNGPGGPHTRWQIPPVNGGSMGSLHMLRDKLKIKLLGEEHVLRLSREGLATSGLVVADITARAVDAGDGLTGINIAMNRDLSPACSVNTNPLCDGGNYNNYTIEVVDRMGADSFTPDSGVLLSKTKNADSAPFVWVVDANPQDIDMVDFYKPDGTPQKITMGDYRQLSDALFHAGANSGSEYEYVDEANRLHFYVLNLRRDADGVLSYTVAVRSLDGAGPSQHGVALSKGSLVTRGKPTNTGAFCTFDLTNTGTYVAGEQQHPEDASEFLTSDVYKLSATVPGKGWKVELPNELAVAKFGATTGVNVAVGATADAVATTLVELTATSVSDPSKTVTSQCRVERPRALIS; encoded by the coding sequence ATGCACCTTCTGCCCCCCAGGCGTGCGGTGTGGCGTTCGGTGCTGGCTGCCGCGGTCGCGACTGTTGTGGTCGCGTCCGGCTCCGCCGGCCCGGCATCCGCCGCACCGGGTGTTCCATCGGACGGGGTCGCCCCGTTCCAGGCGATCGACCCGCAGAACTGGCAGAACCCCGACACGATGACCTGGGACGACTTCGTCCCGGTGCCCAACAAGAACTGGGCCGACCCCGCCGTGCGTGGGTCGGTCCGCAACTTCAAGATCGCGCTGGTCACGCTCGACTACGCGGACCAGCCGTTCGTCATCACCCAGGCCCCGCAGTCGTCGGTCTTCGGCAACCCGCAGTCGAACGCGGCGAACGTGGCGCGGGACCAGGTCCCGCAGTTCTACGCCGACTTCCTGAACAAGCCCAACGAGCTGAACCGGGGACACACCCTGCATGAGTACTGGATGCAGGACTCCAACGGCCGCTACGGCGTGGACCTCACCGGCTTTGGCCCCTACAAGATGCCGTCGAAGTCGTACCAGTACGGCATCGACAACAGCTTCAACCCCGGCGCCTGCCCGTCGGGGGAGACGTGCAACCGGAACATCCGTACCGACGGGCTGGGCGCCTGGCGCGCGGCGGTCGGCGACGCGGTGGCCAACAGCTTCGAGCTGATCTTCATCCTCTCCGCCGGTCAGGACGAGTCCTCGACCTGGCAGGAGTTCGGCCAGATGATGTTCCAGAACAAGGAGGACGTGCCGGACGCGTGGGGCCCGCCGGACCCCAACCTGCCCAACTACGCGAAGACCCGGTACGTCGACTGGACGTCCTGGAAGGCGGCGGCCACCATCTGGCCGAACGCCAGCGGCAACTCCTCGACCCAGGCGGAGAGCTCCGGCATGGGCGTCTACGCCCACGAGCTGACCCACCTGCTGAACATCGGCGACAACTACAACAACCCCTACGGGGTTCCGTTGCGCCGCGCGTACACCGGCATCTGGAGCATGATGTCGCGCGGCTCGTTCAACGGTCCGGGCGGCCCGCACACCCGTTGGCAGATCCCACCGGTCAACGGCGGCTCCATGGGCTCGCTGCACATGCTGCGGGACAAGCTGAAGATCAAGCTGCTCGGTGAGGAGCACGTGCTGCGGCTGTCCCGGGAGGGGCTCGCCACCTCCGGCCTGGTGGTCGCCGACATCACCGCCCGCGCGGTGGACGCCGGGGACGGCCTGACCGGCATCAACATCGCCATGAACCGGGACCTCTCGCCGGCGTGCAGCGTCAACACCAACCCGCTGTGCGACGGCGGCAACTACAACAACTACACCATCGAGGTCGTCGACCGGATGGGCGCCGACTCGTTCACCCCGGACAGCGGCGTGCTGCTCAGCAAGACCAAGAACGCTGACAGCGCGCCGTTCGTGTGGGTGGTCGACGCGAACCCGCAGGACATCGACATGGTGGACTTCTACAAGCCGGACGGCACCCCCCAGAAGATCACCATGGGTGACTACCGGCAGCTGTCCGACGCGCTGTTCCACGCCGGCGCCAACTCCGGCAGCGAGTACGAGTACGTGGACGAGGCCAACCGGCTGCACTTCTACGTGCTCAACCTCCGCCGGGACGCCGACGGGGTGCTGTCGTACACGGTGGCGGTGCGGTCGCTGGACGGCGCCGGCCCGAGCCAGCACGGCGTGGCCCTGTCCAAGGGCTCCCTGGTCACCCGGGGCAAGCCGACCAACACGGGCGCGTTCTGCACGTTCGACCTGACCAACACCGGCACGTACGTGGCCGGCGAGCAGCAGCACCCGGAGGACGCCAGCGAGTTCCTGACGTCCGACGTGTACAAGCTCTCGGCGACCGTGCCCGGCAAGGGCTGGAAGGTGGAACTGCCGAACGAACTGGCCGTGGCCAAGTTCGGTGCCACCACCGGGGTCAACGTCGCCGTCGGCGCCACCGCCGACGCGGTCGCGACCACCCTGGTCGAGCTCACCGCCACCTCGGTGAGCGACCCGAGCAAGACCGTGACCAGCCAGTGCCGGGTCGAGCGGCCCCGCGCGCTGATCAGCTGA